TGCAGAAACATGGATTCCTGGAACCGTTCGTGATGTTGAACTTCCATGATGCAGGTCTCAGGCATGAGTACCCGGCCTATCGCGCGGCAAACAGGGGGCTGTTGGTGGCGTATTTGAACGGCGCAGTGGCGCTGGGCGCAGCTCGGTAGAGACGGCGCGGAGGGGCGCCAAACCGCCGGTGCGCCCAATCCTGCCGGATTTTTCGCTTTACGAAAAATTAGACCTCTTCGTTTCACGCCTCTGACCCGAGGGTTGCAGTTCCTGCGGGGATACCCGGGGCGAAGGACGCGTTTTCCAAGCGGGTTAGCCCGTTATAGTTGGGAAGGCGATTTGTCCGCGGCCTTGAGCAGTTTCCTGATGTTTGGCGTTGGCCGAGAGAAGAGAGGGCCGTTTTCCTTGAGAGAAAACGGCGTCAGCATCTTCGCTCCGCCGATATCTTCAGGAAAACTGCTCGAGCTCGGGCCGGCCGGAGATGAAGATGGGTTCAAAGCGCGGAGCTGGGGTGCTGGATGCGCCCGAGGAAGAATCCACCTACGAGGTGGAAACGCCGCGTCGTCGGGCTGCGCGGGTTGCGCGAAAGTCAAGTTACGCGCCACAAGAGGGTCCGGCTCCGGACGATTACGCAGACGAGTATGACGAGCCGGCGTTCAAACGGCAGGGCGGCCTTAAGCTAAAGGTCCGGAGGGGGTTGCCCAAGAGCTGGATCGGCCGCGGGCTGTTTGCGGTCGGGTTACTGATGGTCCTCGGCGTGTTTTTCGCGACGTTCGCGGCGGCTCGGAGTGCCCTGTTGCACGACAGCCATTTCGTGATGACGACCTCAGAGGATGTTCAGATTGTCGGCAATCACAATGTGACCCGGGAGATGGTCCTGAGCGTCTTCGGCGCGGACCTCGAACGGAACATCTTCCGCGTGCCGCTGGATGAGCGACGGGCCGACCTGGAGCGGCTGCCGTGGGTAGCGCACGCCACAGTGATGCGCCTGCTGCCGAACCGCATTCGGATTGCCGTGACCGAAAGGACGCCAGTGGCGTTCGTGCGGCACGGGAGCCAGATTGGGCTTGTGGACGCAGGTGGCGTGCTGCTGGATATGCCTCAGGATGCGGCGGGTGATCCGCACTATTCGTTCCCGGTGCTCACCGGACTCTCGGTGAACGATCCGCTGTCGACGCGGGCGGCGCGCATGGCGATCTTTCAGCGCTTCATGCAGGAGCTGGACAGCGCCGGGCAGAAGAACTCGAGCACCATCAGCGAGGTGGATGTCTCGAACCCTGAGGACGTGAAGGCCGTCGTTTCCGGCGGCGGAAGCGACATCCTGGTGCACTTCGGGGATGAGCAGTTTCTCCATCGTTATCAGGAGTTTGAGCAGCATCTGCCGGAATGGAAGCAGCAGTATCCGAAGCTGGCCGCGGCGGACATGCGTTATGAGCGCCAGGTGGTGCTGGAGATGCAGCCGGGAACGGGGGTTCCGCTGGTTGGAGACTCCGGGGCGTCGGATGCGGCGGCCGAAAGTGCGAGTGCCGCGCCGGCGGCGCCGGTCGTTTCAGCTCCCAAAACCCACGTCAATTCCCCGAAAGCAGCAGTGAAACCAGTATCGAAACAGGTTTCTCATACCTCTACCGCAGCGGCGAAGGCGAAGGCTACAACTTCCGCTGGAAAAACGAAGACGGGCAATGGCAAGATATTTGCTGATCTAGCTGCGGCGCGGCGGGCCAAAGTGGCTCGTGGGAAACCGGCTGCAGCGGGGGCCCAATGAATCCGAAGAACGAAAGCATCATCACGGTACTGGACGCCGGCAGCTCAAAGAGCTGCGTGATGGTTGCTGAGTTGGCGGATGGTGTGCTCCGTTATCGTGGGCATGGGATTGAGCCCTCGCGTGGGATGCGGAAGGGCGTGATCTCGGACCTGGGACCGGCGGCGGCGGCGATCAATGACGCCGCGCTGACAGCGGAGCGAGCGACGAAAGCGCCGATTGAGACGGCTGTGGTGGGCGTGGGCGGCCCGCATATCCGCGGGATGAATTCGCAGGGCGGCATCACGATGGGCTCGCGGATGAAGGAGATTACGCGAGAGGATGTGCGCTCCGCGATCGACCGCGCAAGGTCGATTGGCCTCGCTCCCGATCGCGAGGTGCTGCACCTGCTGCCGCAGCAGTTCATCCTCGACGATCAGGCGGGGATCCACGACCCGGTAGGGATGGTCGGCAACCGGCTGGAGGTCTGCCTGCACATGTCGACGTGCTCGGGTAGCGCCGCGCAAAGCGTGATTACGTGCGCGAACCGGGCAGGGCTCGAGGTCGTGGACACGGTGTTTGAGGGGTTGGCCTCGGCCGAGGCCGTACTGAGCGCGGATGAGCGCGAGCTTGGTGTGTGCCTGGCGGACATTGGCGCGAGCTCGACGGAGCTGGTGGTGTTCTTTGAGGGCTCGGTGGCGCACACGGCGGTGCTGCCGATCGGCGGCGATCACTTCACGAACGATCTGGCCGTGGGTCTCCACGTGAGCGTAGAAGAGGCCGAGCACCTGAAGCGGACCCTCGGTAACTGCGTGGTGACGGCTGTGCCGCAGTTGAACGAGATTGAAATTGGCGGTGACCTGGCGACCGGCGGTGCGGCGGCGCGTGTGGTTCGGCAGCGGTTTCTCGCGGAGATTCTGGAGCCGCGGGGGCGCGAGCTGCTGATGATGATGCGCGACAACCTGCGCGCAGGCGGCGTGTTGGAGGCGATGGGCGCGGGCTGCGTCTTCACCGGAGGCGGAGCGCACATGGTCGGGTTGCTCGATCACGCAGAGAGCCTACTGCGCGTCCCGGCGCGGATTGGCTACCCGGTGCCGCTAAGCAGGATGCCGGCGGAGCTGGCGCGGCCGGAGTTTTCGACGGCGATCGGGATGCTGCTCTACACGCATCGCACGCAGGTGAGGAAGGCGAGCGAGGAGCAGGGGCTGCGGCAGAAGCTGAAATCGATCTTTGCCGGGAGTTTCTAAAGGCAACTGCGAACCCACATCTCAGAACCGAGATGTGCGGCACCCGCAGTGGCTTCCTGCAATTTGGCAGGTAGAATAAAGCTCATGTTTCGTTGCAGGACTGCCTTTGGCATTGCCCTCGTTCTTTTTCTGCTCAGCTCTGTTGCAACCCACGCCCAGGTTGGCGTTTACGCCACGGCGAATGGTGCCTGGTTCGGAGGGGTGACCTGCCCGTCGTTTGCCAGCCCGTGCGCGGAAACGGATGGCAAGGTAAAGCCTTTCGGCAGCAACTTCGGGGCCTACTATGATTTCCGCACATTTGGTCCCATGCGCTTCGGTGTGGATGCGCGCGGAGCGGTCCAGAGCTCGAACAAGCGGGCCGACAGCTCGGCGGGCGGGCCCGGTATCGTGAAAAACTACGAGGCGCTTGGCGGGGTGCGTGCGTCCTTTCATACGCCCGTGCACTGGATTCGTCCTTATGTCGAGATTGCCGGGGGATACGCCCGCAATAACGCCAGCGGGCTCTACACGAACACGGTCACGATCAATAACAATGTGACGCCAGCCCTTACGCAGAGTGTTCTCACTTATAACGCAGCTACCTACACCGGATACACGCTCTTCAAGGGATTTGTGGGCGTGGACGTTCCTCTGCTGCCATACCTGAGCATCCGCGCGATTGAACTTGGTGAGGGCGAGGCCTTTGGATCGACTCCGACCTTGCAGACGACGACTCTCACCACTTCGGGATCAGCAACGACGTCCAGCACGGTGATCACTTCACGCAGCCCGGATACCCATGGGATTCAGTCGATCGGTGCCGGCATCGTGTTTACCTTCCCCCTCGGGAAGTAGGCGGCGTCGTTCCGGCGCGATCTGCGGGGAAACTACGACTTTCGTCCGGTGAGTGCCGTCCGCCTGGGTGTTGACGTTCACGGCAGGGTCTTGAAGTCTAGAAAAAATGCGGGGACCTACTCTCGAAGCCTGGATCAGATGCCACCCGTGCGCCCCCCGCGCGCGATGGAGTCTGGAATGGATGCGGCTTTCGAACCGGTCACGCACAGCATCCAAAGTATTGGGATTGGCGTTGTGTTCTACACGTCGCGCGCCAGCCGGTAAAAGAGGCAGCGAGCCGGCAGGTACGAATCCAGCAAGATACGAGGTAACGCGCTTTGTTCGGGCGTTTTCCTTTCACTCATGCAGAATCACAACAGGCGACCCCCATCGCCTGAGGAGGCCCGCGTATGTCCAATCAGCCTGAGGATGCAATTCGCATCCACTACCACGATGAAGCGCAGCGCAACGCGCGCATCAAGGTGATCGGCGTGGGCGGCGGCGGCGGCAACGCCGTAAACCGAATGATTGCAGCAAACGTGGAGGGCGTGGAGTTTATCGCGGCCAACACGGACGTGCAGGCCCTGGAGAGTTCACAGGCTCCCGTGAAGCTGCAGCTCGGCGTGAAGCTGACGAGCGGCCTGGGAGCGGGCGCGAATCCGGACATCGGCCGACGGGCGGCGCTCGAGGATTCGGACAAGATTATTGAGGCGCTCGAAGGCGCGGACATGGTGTTTGTGACCGCGGGCCTGGGCGGCGGAACAGGGACGGGCGCGGCGCCGGTGATTGCCTCGCTGGCGAGCGAGATGGGCGCGCTGACCGTGGCGGTCGTGACGCAGCCGTTCAGCTTCGAGGGCAAGCGGCGCATGAAGCAGGCCGAGCGCGGCATGCAGGAGCTGCTGGAATCCGTCGACACGCTGATCGTGATCCCGAATGAGAAGCTGTTGGCCGTGGCGCGTGACGCAGGCTTTTTCGAGAGCTTCCGCATTGCCGACGATGTGCTGCGGCAGGGAGTTCAGGGGATCTCGGACATCATCACCATCCCCGGCGTCATCAACCGCGACTTCGCGGATGTTCGCACCACGATGGCCGGAATGGGCTACTCGGTGATGGGGACCGCAGTGCGGAGCGGGCCGGAGCGCGCGAAGGAAGCGGCTGCGGCTGCGATGGCGAGCCCGCTGCTGGAGTCCGGCGCGATCGATGGAGCCAAGGGCATTCTGATCAACATTACGGGCTCGAGCAACCTGAAGCTGAATGAGGTGTTTGAAGCATCGACGATCATCCAGAACGCCGCGCACGAGGACGCAAACATCATCTTCGGCGCCGTGCAGGATGAGTCGATGGGCGACGAAGTGAAGATTACGGTCATTGCGACGGGGTTCAAGGAGGACATGCCGCAGCGGCGCGAGCGCATGCTGCAGGGCGCTGCCTTGCCGGCATCGCGTGTCGAGCCAATGGCCCCCCCGGCGCCGCCGCGCATTGCTCAACGCCCCCAAGTTACGCCGGCCCCGTTTGCGAGCGAGATTTATGCGTCGGCCGCGGAGCAGGAGCGCCCGGTCGAAGTGCAGGAAAAGGCTGCGCGGAAGAAGGGTCGTGAAGAGAAGCGCGAGTCTGTGATGTCAGTGGTGCCGCCGCCCGAGCCGGTTGCGGTTCAGCCGCCACCACCACCTCCTCCAACGCCAGCGCCGGCTGCGCGCGCCGAGGAGCGACCGCGTACGACTTCGCGTGCGGAAGAGCCACTGCGGATAACGCCGCACGATGACGAGCCCTTGCGCATTACGCCACGCTCGGAAGAGCCGTTGCGGATCACTCCGCCGGTTGAGCCGCTGCCGGAGCCGGCCCGGTTGAAATCCAGAGAGCCGCTGCGCATTACGCCGCCGCGCGAGCCGGAGCCGGAGCGTGTGCATGGAGCGTATGTGCCCACGGCGTCCGCCGAGCCGAAGCCGGAATTAGTTCCGGTACCTGCGTCGGTCTTCGATGACGACTTCTTCCGCAAGTCGAATGACGAGCTCAGGCCTTCGCCGGAGCCACGGTCGTGGGAAACGCCGCGCGAGACCCCTCGCGACACGCGAGAGTCGTTCGAAAGCAGGGAAGCCGACAATTCGCAGGCGATGGAGACCGTTGCGGCGCAGCAGAAGACCGAGACGCACTGGCCGGAAGCGCGGATTCCCAGCTTTGCCGGGTATGCTGGAGGAAGCTCCTCGTCATCTGATGAAGATGAGCTTGATATCCCAGCATTCCTGCGGCGGAGCCGGTAGGTAACAGTTTTATTAGTCAAGAAGCACGGGAGCGGGCGAGAGTTCATGAATCGGAGAGTCACAGGGCTAGCTCTTAGTCTGTTGGCGGGCGCAGGAGTCGCGCTCGCATCGACGCAGCATCGCGTCGTTCACCACACTTCGAGAACACATGCAGCGGTTCGGGCAGTAGTGCATACGCGCGCCGCCCGTACAGTGGTGCAGCGTGTCGTGATCCACGGGCATGTCCACTATTACCGCCGGACACTGGTGTATCGCCCCACAGAGCGGTTCACGACGAGTAGCTTCGCCGACGACCTGACAATGGGCGATGTGACCGGCGGTGAGGACCCAACGGTACGCGCCGCGGCCGTCGAGGCGCTGGGGAATATGAACGGCACGGTGCTGGCCATCGATCCCTCGAATGGCCGCATCCTTGCGATGGTGAACCAGAGATTGGCTCTGAGTGCAGGCGCGGAGCCGTGTTCGACAATCAAGGTCGCGGTCGCACTGGCAGCACTGAAGGAAGGGCTGGTCAAGGCGGACACACCAGTGAACCTGGGCGGCCATTATTCGTTAGACCTGACGCATGCGCTCGCGAAGTCAGTGAACCTGTACTTCGAGGTGCTGGGCCGCGCGATGGGATTTGAGCGCGTGAAGCACTATGCGAATGAATTCGGGCTCGGCGAGCTGGCCGGGTACGACATTC
The genomic region above belongs to Acidobacteriaceae bacterium and contains:
- a CDS encoding FtsQ-type POTRA domain-containing protein; amino-acid sequence: MGSKRGAGVLDAPEEESTYEVETPRRRAARVARKSSYAPQEGPAPDDYADEYDEPAFKRQGGLKLKVRRGLPKSWIGRGLFAVGLLMVLGVFFATFAAARSALLHDSHFVMTTSEDVQIVGNHNVTREMVLSVFGADLERNIFRVPLDERRADLERLPWVAHATVMRLLPNRIRIAVTERTPVAFVRHGSQIGLVDAGGVLLDMPQDAAGDPHYSFPVLTGLSVNDPLSTRAARMAIFQRFMQELDSAGQKNSSTISEVDVSNPEDVKAVVSGGGSDILVHFGDEQFLHRYQEFEQHLPEWKQQYPKLAAADMRYERQVVLEMQPGTGVPLVGDSGASDAAAESASAAPAAPVVSAPKTHVNSPKAAVKPVSKQVSHTSTAAAKAKATTSAGKTKTGNGKIFADLAAARRAKVARGKPAAAGAQ
- the ftsA gene encoding cell division protein FtsA; translation: MNPKNESIITVLDAGSSKSCVMVAELADGVLRYRGHGIEPSRGMRKGVISDLGPAAAAINDAALTAERATKAPIETAVVGVGGPHIRGMNSQGGITMGSRMKEITREDVRSAIDRARSIGLAPDREVLHLLPQQFILDDQAGIHDPVGMVGNRLEVCLHMSTCSGSAAQSVITCANRAGLEVVDTVFEGLASAEAVLSADERELGVCLADIGASSTELVVFFEGSVAHTAVLPIGGDHFTNDLAVGLHVSVEEAEHLKRTLGNCVVTAVPQLNEIEIGGDLATGGAAARVVRQRFLAEILEPRGRELLMMMRDNLRAGGVLEAMGAGCVFTGGGAHMVGLLDHAESLLRVPARIGYPVPLSRMPAELARPEFSTAIGMLLYTHRTQVRKASEEQGLRQKLKSIFAGSF
- the ftsZ gene encoding cell division protein FtsZ, with protein sequence MSNQPEDAIRIHYHDEAQRNARIKVIGVGGGGGNAVNRMIAANVEGVEFIAANTDVQALESSQAPVKLQLGVKLTSGLGAGANPDIGRRAALEDSDKIIEALEGADMVFVTAGLGGGTGTGAAPVIASLASEMGALTVAVVTQPFSFEGKRRMKQAERGMQELLESVDTLIVIPNEKLLAVARDAGFFESFRIADDVLRQGVQGISDIITIPGVINRDFADVRTTMAGMGYSVMGTAVRSGPERAKEAAAAAMASPLLESGAIDGAKGILINITGSSNLKLNEVFEASTIIQNAAHEDANIIFGAVQDESMGDEVKITVIATGFKEDMPQRRERMLQGAALPASRVEPMAPPAPPRIAQRPQVTPAPFASEIYASAAEQERPVEVQEKAARKKGREEKRESVMSVVPPPEPVAVQPPPPPPPTPAPAARAEERPRTTSRAEEPLRITPHDDEPLRITPRSEEPLRITPPVEPLPEPARLKSREPLRITPPREPEPERVHGAYVPTASAEPKPELVPVPASVFDDDFFRKSNDELRPSPEPRSWETPRETPRDTRESFESREADNSQAMETVAAQQKTETHWPEARIPSFAGYAGGSSSSSDEDELDIPAFLRRSR
- a CDS encoding penicillin-binding transpeptidase domain-containing protein produces the protein MNRRVTGLALSLLAGAGVALASTQHRVVHHTSRTHAAVRAVVHTRAARTVVQRVVIHGHVHYYRRTLVYRPTERFTTSSFADDLTMGDVTGGEDPTVRAAAVEALGNMNGTVLAIDPSNGRILAMVNQRLALSAGAEPCSTIKVAVALAALKEGLVKADTPVNLGGHYSLDLTHALAKSVNLYFEVLGRAMGFERVKHYANEFGLGELAGYDIPGEQLGVYPDVELPQSEGGVGRMCSFGESISMTPLQLGALVSAIANGGTLYYLQHPTTPDEVAAFEPKVKRELDIQNVIPEILPGMRGAVDFSNGTARSLRQNFEQFPVFGKTGTCSNNGTRYGWFVSYGQAPTGPIVTVIFLEGGRPTFGPKAAELTGEFYRAMYERNYFAPKPVEPAQSAMTTATGN